CAGGAGAAAGGGGCTCCCTCAGCCTCTCTTGGGGAAATAAAGAATAGGGCAGACGTAATTATATTCTGGGGCTGCAACCCGGTACATGCTCACCCAAGACATATGGTCCGTTACTCAAGCTTTTCAAAAGGGCTCTTTACCGAAAAAGGGCGGAAAGGCAGGAAAATGATAGTTATCGATGTCAGGAAAACTGATACTGCAAAACTGGCTGACAATTATATAGAGATAGAACAGGGCTCGGACTTGCTTCTGGTTACTGCTCTTCGCTCAATTGTAAACGGGCACGAGGATGTCGTCCCGGAAACCGTTGCAGGCGTTCCTAAGGCTAAAGTTGTTGAACTTGCAGAGACTCTGAAAAACGCAAAGTTCGTCTGTATTTTCTTCGGGATGGGAGTAACACAGTCCCGTTCCAAGTACAAGAACGGGGATGCTATGTCCTCTTTAATTTCAGATCTTAACCAGCACACAAAAGCTGTAATGATCGGAATGCGCGGACACTATAATGTCACTGGTTTCGGGCAGGTTGCAACCTGGGAGACCGGTTTCCCGATGGCAATCGACTTTTCCAGAGGATATCCTTACTATAACCCTGGAGAGACCGGGGCAAATGACCTTCTTGTGCGTGAAGAGCCGGACGCTGCAATAATTGCTGCAGCTGATGCAGGGGCTCATTTCCCTCAGAAAGCAGTCAGACATCTTGCAAAAA
The Methanosarcina thermophila TM-1 genome window above contains:
- a CDS encoding formylmethanofuran dehydrogenase subunit B produces the protein MPVIKDAVCSLCGSLCDDITVTVEDNKITKIENACILGHSKFVGMLEHDRIETPMIRKDGELVPVSYEEAIEAAAKILVNSKRTLSYGWCSTSCEAVSKAIQLAEETGSVIDSTANVCHGPTALAAQEKGAPSASLGEIKNRADVIIFWGCNPVHAHPRHMVRYSSFSKGLFTEKGRKGRKMIVIDVRKTDTAKLADNYIEIEQGSDLLLVTALRSIVNGHEDVVPETVAGVPKAKVVELAETLKNAKFVCIFFGMGVTQSRSKYKNGDAMSSLISDLNQHTKAVMIGMRGHYNVTGFGQVATWETGFPMAIDFSRGYPYYNPGETGANDLLVREEPDAAIIAAADAGAHFPQKAVRHLAKIPVIQIDPYPNPTTEIADVVIPAAIVGIEAEGTAYRMDAISLRMKKLIESKFKTDEEIVKDLITKVRELKRGAENVGNPD